In the genome of Gloeotrichia echinulata CP02, one region contains:
- a CDS encoding phycobiliprotein lyase, producing MDIREFVANSIGRWRSQRSAHHLAFSHFEAVKSEIDIVSLLDDDPAVIDLCKTYNIHPQTVVSPFRMSWEGQSDWDDNEIKGSCVLVPIPDPIHPHRGKLLRDQGYAETIAAAGDYYLTEDGTFVLITAYDHAAAEEKIWFVNPNVRCRVSLIKTSAGSGVVTASFSSEIRQDIQN from the coding sequence ATGGATATTAGGGAGTTTGTTGCAAATTCTATTGGGCGTTGGCGATCGCAACGCAGCGCCCATCATTTAGCCTTCAGTCACTTTGAAGCAGTAAAGTCTGAGATAGATATTGTTTCTCTCCTAGATGATGATCCGGCTGTGATTGACTTGTGTAAAACCTATAACATTCATCCTCAGACAGTGGTTTCCCCATTTCGGATGAGTTGGGAAGGTCAATCAGACTGGGATGACAATGAAATCAAAGGCAGTTGCGTCCTGGTTCCCATCCCCGATCCAATTCATCCCCATCGCGGCAAACTCCTGCGAGATCAAGGTTATGCTGAAACTATCGCAGCGGCTGGAGATTATTACTTGACAGAAGACGGCACATTCGTGCTGATTACCGCCTATGATCACGCCGCCGCCGAGGAGAAAATTTGGTTTGTCAACCCCAATGTTCGTTGTCGGGTTTCCCTAATTAAAACCAGTGCCGGTTCAGGAGTTGTCACAGCCTCATTTTCCTCAGAAATCCGCCAGGATATTCAGAATTAA
- a CDS encoding phycobilisome rod-core linker polypeptide yields MTTQTILELWPASGLEEVQTIIRAVYKQVLGNPHVMESERLVTAESQLCDRSISVREFVRAVAKSDFYRARYFQSCAPYRFVELNFLHLLGRAPQDQREVSEHIVRTVAEGYDAEIDSYIDSSEYQAAFGENVVPYYRGRSSAANFKQVGYNRMFALDRGPAQIDSSVKAAQLLYVVATNSANAIKASSATVIGSGTEKRFKIVVKGSKFDSPRRTSNTEYIVPASKMTPQIQRINRTSGKIVSITEIV; encoded by the coding sequence ATGACCACCCAGACAATTCTTGAACTATGGCCTGCTAGTGGCTTAGAGGAAGTTCAAACTATCATCCGTGCCGTTTACAAACAAGTGTTAGGCAACCCTCATGTGATGGAGAGTGAGCGGTTGGTGACAGCAGAGTCACAATTATGCGATCGCTCCATCTCTGTGCGGGAATTTGTCCGCGCCGTTGCTAAGTCTGATTTTTATCGCGCCCGCTACTTCCAATCCTGCGCTCCCTACCGTTTTGTAGAACTTAACTTCCTACATTTGCTTGGTCGGGCACCCCAGGATCAAAGAGAAGTTTCCGAGCATATTGTTCGCACTGTAGCCGAGGGCTACGATGCTGAAATTGATTCCTACATCGATAGTAGTGAATATCAAGCAGCCTTTGGCGAAAACGTAGTGCCTTACTATCGCGGTAGAAGCAGCGCAGCCAACTTCAAGCAAGTGGGCTACAACCGGATGTTTGCCCTTGATCGCGGCCCTGCTCAAATTGACAGCTCAGTCAAAGCTGCCCAATTACTTTATGTAGTTGCGACCAATAGCGCCAATGCCATTAAAGCCTCTTCGGCAACTGTGATTGGTTCTGGCACCGAAAAACGGTTCAAAATCGTGGTAAAAGGTTCCAAATTCGACAGCCCCCGCCGCACCAGTAATACTGAATACATTGTCCCAGCTAGTAAAATGACCCCGCAAATTCAGCGGATTAATCGCACTTCTGGCAAAATCGTCAGCATTACCGAAATTGTGTAA
- a CDS encoding phycobilisome linker polypeptide — MPFGPASRLGVSLFDETPPVEWVPGRSQEEVETIIRAVYRQVLGNAYVMESERLAVPESQFKRGELSVREFVRAVAKSELYRSRFFTSCARYRAIELNFRHLLGRPPLDLSEMRSHSTILDTQGFEAEIDSYLDSDEYQNTFGENFVPYIRGYKTEACTSMVQFTHTFQLVRGASSSSLKGDLSGTAPKLNALVIQNTPTAVISPASDGARFSTPPTGSRTRHGVDASAGGKVYRIEVTGYRAKTFNNISKFRRSNQVFLVPYEKLSQEYQRIHQQGGVIASITAV; from the coding sequence ATGCCATTTGGACCAGCTTCACGCCTGGGAGTTAGCCTATTTGATGAAACCCCTCCCGTTGAGTGGGTGCCAGGTCGCTCACAAGAAGAAGTAGAAACAATTATTCGGGCAGTGTATCGGCAAGTATTAGGCAATGCCTATGTCATGGAAAGTGAACGGCTAGCTGTGCCAGAATCCCAGTTTAAGCGGGGTGAATTGAGCGTCCGCGAGTTTGTCAGAGCAGTGGCTAAATCGGAACTGTATCGTTCTCGCTTTTTCACCAGTTGTGCGCGTTACCGGGCGATTGAACTCAACTTCCGCCATCTGCTGGGTCGTCCACCCCTGGATTTGTCAGAAATGCGCTCCCACAGTACAATCCTCGATACTCAAGGGTTTGAAGCTGAGATCGATTCTTATCTCGACAGTGATGAGTATCAAAATACCTTTGGGGAAAACTTTGTTCCCTATATCCGGGGCTACAAGACAGAAGCTTGTACGAGCATGGTGCAATTTACCCACACCTTCCAACTGGTGCGGGGTGCTTCTAGCAGCAGCCTGAAAGGTGACTTGTCGGGTACAGCTCCCAAGTTAAATGCATTAGTAATTCAAAACACACCTACAGCAGTAATTTCACCTGCTAGTGATGGGGCGAGATTCTCTACACCCCCCACTGGTTCGCGTACTCGTCATGGAGTTGATGCCAGTGCAGGTGGTAAAGTTTACCGCATTGAAGTCACGGGTTATCGAGCCAAAACCTTCAACAATATTTCCAAGTTTCGCCGTTCCAACCAAGTCTTTTTGGTGCCTTACGAGAAGCTCTCTCAAGAGTATCAACGGATTCACCAGCAGGGCGGTGTGATTGCCAGTATCACTGCTGTCTAG
- a CDS encoding ATP-binding protein produces MSKRFSKQLKQSGAKKSQHQRRTHKRLMQTIFKNAHDAIALINDRLYLVDMNIAACDLLGLPRQKLKGQALSNFITAEFARQPNSGSFPPRQSLMGELLVSSSGQMQREMEYTLTPNVLPHCHLLLLRDNSQRRESMQAELKQQQQRVELFSEVTLKIRQSLQIKEILHTTVTEVQRILQADRVLIYHVLPDGTGKTISESVLPDYPTLMDLEFPEEVFPQEYQQLYAQGRVRAIANVHEKAAGLADCLVEFVDQFQIKAKLIVPIVQNLNAHSQNQLWGLLIAHQCDSVRHWVDFELELMQQLADQISIALSQAQLLERLEEVVASRTAELQEEINVRMQAEAALRQSEEQLRLITNALPVLIAYVDEQQQYRFNNQAYQDWLGQSPQEIYGCHLRQVWGEDCYQRMQVYVKTALSGQAINYENDILLKDGSWRAVDVIYIPHLDEEKIVKGFFALSSDISDRKAIERMKDEFISIISHELRTPLTSLHSALKILATGRLGNLSSEGQQMLGIADDSTERLVRLVNNVLDLQRIESGKVIMECQACNAANLMIQAAEAMQAMAQQHEITLVKQPQDISVWADADYILQALTNLLSNAIKFSSPGGTVWLTVEQEKGSSNLSKEVVFRVRDEGQGIPSDQLERIFERFQQVDSSDSRKKGGTGLGLTICRKIIEQHNGRIWAESTPGCGSTFAFTLPILECANIQ; encoded by the coding sequence GTGTCTAAACGTTTCTCTAAGCAGCTAAAGCAATCTGGCGCAAAAAAATCTCAACATCAACGACGCACTCACAAGCGTTTGATGCAAACTATATTTAAGAACGCCCATGATGCGATCGCCTTGATTAATGATCGCTTATATTTGGTAGATATGAATATTGCTGCTTGTGATTTACTAGGTCTGCCACGTCAGAAACTAAAAGGGCAAGCTTTATCTAATTTCATCACTGCGGAATTTGCTCGTCAACCAAACTCTGGGAGTTTTCCACCAAGACAATCATTAATGGGGGAATTGTTGGTTTCATCTTCTGGCCAGATGCAGCGAGAGATGGAGTATACCTTAACACCTAATGTCCTTCCCCACTGTCATCTGTTGCTATTGCGAGACAATAGTCAGCGCCGGGAATCAATGCAGGCGGAATTAAAACAGCAACAGCAGCGGGTGGAACTGTTTTCGGAAGTAACGCTGAAAATTCGCCAGTCCTTACAGATCAAGGAAATTCTGCATACCACCGTCACCGAAGTGCAACGGATTCTGCAAGCAGATCGCGTGCTAATTTATCACGTATTACCGGATGGTACAGGAAAAACCATCAGCGAATCGGTTTTACCAGATTATCCCACATTGATGGATCTGGAATTTCCCGAAGAAGTTTTTCCCCAGGAGTATCAACAATTATATGCTCAAGGAAGGGTGCGGGCGATCGCCAATGTACATGAAAAAGCAGCAGGGTTAGCAGATTGTTTGGTGGAATTTGTCGATCAATTCCAGATTAAAGCCAAATTAATTGTACCGATAGTGCAAAACCTCAATGCCCACTCCCAGAATCAGCTTTGGGGTTTGTTAATCGCCCACCAATGCGACAGCGTTCGCCATTGGGTAGATTTTGAGTTGGAATTGATGCAACAATTAGCGGATCAAATCAGTATTGCTTTATCTCAAGCCCAACTACTGGAACGCTTAGAAGAGGTTGTAGCATCTCGCACTGCAGAATTGCAAGAGGAAATTAATGTGCGGATGCAAGCAGAAGCGGCGTTGCGCCAGAGTGAGGAGCAATTGCGATTGATTACCAATGCGCTGCCAGTACTGATCGCTTATGTGGACGAGCAACAACAATATCGCTTTAATAATCAAGCATATCAGGATTGGCTGGGACAATCTCCTCAAGAAATTTATGGTTGCCATCTGCGTCAGGTTTGGGGAGAAGATTGCTACCAAAGAATGCAAGTTTATGTAAAAACAGCTTTATCTGGGCAAGCTATTAACTATGAAAATGATATTCTTTTAAAAGATGGGAGTTGGCGAGCGGTTGATGTAATTTACATTCCGCATTTAGATGAAGAGAAAATAGTCAAGGGATTTTTCGCTCTTAGCAGCGATATTAGCGATCGCAAAGCTATTGAACGGATGAAAGATGAATTCATTTCTATCATCAGCCATGAATTGCGGACTCCCCTCACTTCCTTGCACAGTGCCCTAAAAATTTTAGCTACAGGGCGATTGGGCAATCTTTCGAGCGAAGGACAGCAAATGCTAGGAATTGCCGATGACAGTACTGAACGCTTAGTGCGTTTAGTCAACAACGTCCTCGATTTACAGCGCATTGAGTCTGGCAAAGTCATCATGGAGTGCCAAGCCTGTAATGCTGCTAATTTGATGATCCAAGCAGCAGAGGCAATGCAAGCAATGGCACAGCAGCATGAAATAACTCTGGTCAAACAACCACAGGATATCTCAGTGTGGGCAGATGCAGATTATATTTTACAAGCTTTAACAAATTTACTCAGTAATGCCATCAAGTTTTCATCACCTGGCGGGACTGTTTGGCTAACAGTGGAACAAGAAAAAGGCTCCTCAAACCTCTCCAAAGAAGTGGTGTTTCGGGTGCGAGATGAAGGACAAGGTATTCCATCTGACCAACTCGAACGGATCTTTGAAAGGTTTCAACAAGTAGATTCGTCAGATTCCCGCAAAAAAGGTGGTACTGGTTTAGGGCTGACCATCTGTCGCAAAATTATTGAACAACACAACGGCAGAATTTGGGCAGAGAGTACTCCAGGATGTGGAAGCACCTTTGCATTCACATTACCTATTCTTGAGTGCGCCAATATCCAATGA
- a CDS encoding response regulator, with product MHTKRILIIDDEETIQTVVQFGIKIAAGWEVFTASSGFEGIQTAQTKKPDVILLDVMMPDMDGIATFKKLQSHSETEQIPVIILTAKAQTAEKRQFNDLGVSGVITKPFNSLDLPEQISRILHW from the coding sequence ATGCATACGAAGCGGATTTTAATTATTGATGATGAAGAAACCATTCAAACCGTTGTGCAATTTGGCATCAAAATCGCAGCGGGATGGGAAGTTTTCACTGCTAGTTCTGGCTTTGAAGGCATCCAGACTGCCCAAACCAAAAAACCTGATGTGATTTTGTTGGATGTTATGATGCCAGATATGGATGGTATTGCTACCTTTAAAAAACTCCAATCTCATTCGGAAACAGAACAAATTCCGGTGATTATTTTAACCGCCAAAGCACAAACAGCGGAAAAGCGTCAGTTTAATGATTTGGGAGTTAGTGGTGTCATTACCAAACCCTTTAACTCTCTGGATCTACCGGAGCAAATTAGTAGAATTCTCCATTGGTAA
- a CDS encoding HEAT repeat domain-containing protein codes for MDISQIETDLQNSDFQYRLKAISALQDYPADVAVPLLNRHIQDPEFLVRTFVARELGKQKTSESFATLLQIIKFDNTPNVRAEASNSLSLFGKISASHLVQTFLRDDHWLVRRSILAALVEMDCPEEVLEVCLLGLAGEDAAVEEACVDALGSLATSRQSEAALSQLLNLKNSQSEYIRVRVAYALKHFHTNEAKEALAQLRQDADYRVVAAAMENLML; via the coding sequence ATGGATATTAGTCAAATCGAAACCGATCTGCAAAACTCGGATTTTCAATACCGCCTGAAGGCGATCTCTGCCCTGCAAGATTATCCGGCTGATGTCGCTGTTCCTTTACTCAACCGCCATATCCAAGACCCAGAGTTTCTGGTGCGAACCTTTGTTGCTAGGGAGTTGGGTAAGCAAAAAACCTCAGAATCTTTTGCTACCCTGTTGCAAATTATCAAGTTTGATAACACCCCCAATGTCCGTGCAGAAGCGTCTAATTCCCTATCTTTATTTGGCAAAATTTCTGCCTCTCATCTGGTGCAAACATTTTTGCGAGATGATCACTGGTTGGTACGTCGTAGTATTTTGGCAGCCTTAGTAGAAATGGATTGCCCGGAAGAAGTTCTAGAGGTTTGTCTTCTAGGATTAGCAGGTGAAGATGCCGCAGTCGAGGAAGCATGTGTAGATGCGCTGGGGTCCTTAGCGACTTCCCGTCAGTCTGAAGCAGCTTTGTCCCAACTCCTGAACCTGAAGAATTCTCAGTCTGAATATATCAGGGTCCGAGTTGCTTATGCCCTCAAGCACTTTCATACGAACGAAGCCAAAGAAGCCCTGGCGCAACTGAGACAGGATGCCGATTATCGGGTAGTGGCGGCGGCAATGGAAAATTTAATGTTATAG
- a CDS encoding pentapeptide repeat-containing protein translates to MISRETYKTPQDVLAILKAGFALTEKDFYQFNLSDLDLQRANLHQATLIRANLSKADLSAADLSNADLRAADLCQAILRDANLQAACLYRVDLSGADLRGANLTDTKLLGARYDSQTLFPEGFNYKSSGAIGPNAYLNGAQLNTANLRHADLQGASMLGAYLGGGDLTRANLQGARLSQADFRKAWLPGVCLRNARLNGANLAGADLRAADLTGVEFEQLESIAGADFSHVQGLSEEMRSRLLSQPAHELDTPHALTRRTTRASLEKL, encoded by the coding sequence ATGATCAGCAGGGAGACTTACAAGACACCCCAAGATGTTTTGGCTATCCTCAAGGCAGGATTTGCTCTGACAGAAAAAGATTTCTACCAATTCAACCTCAGCGATTTAGATCTGCAAAGAGCCAATTTGCATCAAGCCACTTTGATTCGTGCGAATCTGAGCAAAGCGGATCTCAGTGCAGCGGATCTCAGTAATGCTGATTTACGGGCTGCGGATCTGTGCCAAGCGATTTTGAGGGATGCCAATTTACAGGCAGCTTGTTTGTACAGAGTCGATCTCAGTGGCGCAGATTTGCGGGGAGCTAATTTGACCGATACCAAGCTGCTAGGAGCAAGATATGATAGCCAAACCCTGTTTCCCGAAGGGTTTAATTACAAATCCTCTGGGGCGATTGGGCCAAATGCCTATTTGAATGGTGCCCAGCTGAATACAGCCAACTTGCGTCATGCCGATTTGCAGGGAGCAAGTATGTTGGGAGCATATTTGGGGGGGGGTGATCTAACTCGTGCTAATCTTCAAGGGGCGCGGCTCAGTCAGGCAGACTTCCGCAAAGCCTGGTTGCCAGGAGTATGTTTACGCAATGCTCGGTTGAATGGAGCCAATTTAGCAGGAGCAGATTTGCGAGCAGCAGACTTGACTGGCGTTGAGTTTGAGCAACTGGAAAGCATTGCCGGAGCAGATTTTAGCCATGTTCAGGGACTGAGTGAGGAAATGCGATCGCGCCTCCTTAGCCAACCTGCACATGAGCTAGATACACCTCATGCTTTAACCCGTCGCACCACACGCGCCAGCCTAGAAAAGCTATAA
- a CDS encoding phycobiliprotein lyase — MPFVTPMTMMEFFRKSEGVWFTQRTVHHFDTVADQSGESKLYVGVITLDDPRVKAVCESQGIDPASSKGGASFMWQEHDDDREPNPDHAAVLIDVPDDETGRSGKLLRNQGYVEKIPVVSRYWFGQDGILTIDTEYETNQGQERCWFMTDDFRVRVSTVRMMNGVYLMTYCSERRYLTEANLAQMVQENLSRASSIT; from the coding sequence ATGCCTTTTGTAACACCAATGACCATGATGGAATTTTTCCGTAAGAGTGAAGGAGTCTGGTTTACCCAGCGCACGGTGCATCACTTTGATACGGTGGCGGATCAGTCGGGAGAATCAAAGCTTTATGTGGGCGTGATTACACTCGATGACCCACGGGTAAAAGCAGTCTGCGAATCCCAAGGCATTGATCCAGCTAGTTCCAAGGGAGGTGCTAGCTTTATGTGGCAAGAACACGACGATGATCGAGAACCCAATCCGGATCATGCTGCTGTATTAATTGATGTACCAGATGATGAGACTGGGCGATCGGGAAAATTGCTCCGCAACCAAGGCTATGTGGAAAAAATTCCCGTAGTTAGCCGTTACTGGTTTGGGCAAGATGGCATTTTAACCATCGATACCGAATATGAAACCAACCAGGGTCAGGAACGCTGCTGGTTTATGACTGATGATTTTCGGGTGCGTGTTAGTACAGTGCGGATGATGAATGGTGTGTATTTGATGACTTACTGTTCTGAACGACGCTATTTAACTGAGGCGAATTTAGCACAAATGGTGCAAGAGAATTTATCTAGAGCTTCTTCCATCACCTAG
- a CDS encoding 15,16-dihydrobiliverdin:ferredoxin oxidoreductase, producing the protein MYKCFLEHLKQSLLQRFTLESRPIPPGLEYQVSDRGRNPATIQSWCYQCPQLRKIRYTYIDAGASAQILNSVIYPSHHYDLPLLGIDFLSFGQVKNLIVMDFQPLFQDEAYLRKYIHQLQKLHDKYPDLAQGLEMKFYDANQYFSKYLLFAKTDAETVRTRVFEAFKDYLNLYWQILDQAEPLIDHSDIKRVVKAQKDYDQYSAERDPASGLFSSYFGHEWSERFLHEFLFEDSVPLVASGVK; encoded by the coding sequence ATGTATAAGTGCTTCCTTGAGCATCTGAAACAATCGCTTTTGCAACGGTTTACATTAGAGAGTCGCCCAATTCCCCCAGGACTAGAGTATCAGGTGAGCGATCGCGGCAGAAATCCCGCCACAATTCAGAGCTGGTGCTATCAGTGCCCACAGTTACGGAAAATCCGCTATACATACATTGATGCAGGTGCAAGCGCCCAGATTCTCAATAGTGTAATTTATCCCAGTCATCACTATGATTTGCCCTTACTCGGCATTGACTTTCTGTCTTTCGGTCAAGTGAAAAACCTGATTGTGATGGATTTCCAGCCCTTATTTCAAGATGAAGCTTACTTGAGGAAGTACATCCACCAATTGCAAAAATTGCATGATAAGTATCCAGACTTGGCACAAGGCTTGGAAATGAAATTTTATGATGCTAATCAATACTTTTCCAAATATCTGTTATTTGCCAAAACCGATGCAGAAACAGTAAGAACGAGGGTATTTGAGGCATTCAAAGATTATTTGAATTTGTACTGGCAGATCCTAGACCAAGCCGAACCCCTAATCGACCATTCAGACATTAAAAGGGTTGTCAAAGCCCAAAAAGACTACGATCAATATAGTGCCGAGCGCGATCCTGCATCTGGTTTGTTCAGTAGTTATTTTGGACATGAATGGTCAGAGCGATTTTTGCATGAATTTTTGTTTGAGGACTCTGTGCCATTAGTAGCTAGTGGAGTCAAATAG
- a CDS encoding phycoerythrobilin:ferredoxin oxidoreductase, which translates to MTLTLYQPFLDYAIALLHKRLDLQPYPIPQGFESKQATVGKGKHEQEVLTTSYAYQTTKLRQIRAAHVQGGNSLQVLNFVIFPHLNYDLPFFGADLVTLPGGHLIALDMQPLFRDDLGYQKHYTQPILPIFQTHQQHLSWGGDFPEEAQPFFSPAFLWTRPQETEVVETHVFAAFKDYLQAYLDFVDQAQPITDTKYLAEIEQAQLRYLRYRAEKDPARGMFTRFYGAEWTEEYIHGFLFDLERIPTGRKSVIHR; encoded by the coding sequence GTGACGTTGACTCTCTATCAGCCATTTTTAGATTACGCGATCGCGCTTTTGCACAAACGTTTGGATTTGCAACCTTATCCAATTCCTCAAGGCTTTGAATCGAAACAAGCAACCGTGGGTAAAGGCAAACATGAGCAAGAAGTCTTGACGACTAGCTACGCCTACCAAACTACCAAACTCCGACAAATTCGAGCCGCCCATGTACAGGGGGGTAACTCACTTCAGGTATTAAATTTTGTGATTTTCCCCCACCTGAATTATGATTTGCCGTTCTTTGGGGCAGATTTAGTTACCTTACCCGGAGGACACTTAATTGCTCTGGATATGCAACCACTCTTTCGGGATGATTTAGGCTATCAGAAGCATTATACCCAGCCTATCCTGCCAATTTTCCAGACACATCAGCAGCATCTGTCTTGGGGGGGCGACTTTCCCGAAGAAGCCCAACCCTTTTTCTCACCCGCCTTTCTCTGGACGCGCCCCCAGGAAACTGAGGTAGTAGAAACCCATGTGTTTGCAGCCTTTAAGGACTATCTGCAAGCCTACCTGGATTTTGTTGACCAGGCGCAACCCATAACCGATACCAAATATTTAGCAGAAATTGAACAGGCGCAGCTGCGTTATCTGCGCTATCGTGCAGAAAAAGACCCAGCCAGGGGAATGTTCACCCGTTTTTACGGTGCTGAGTGGACAGAAGAATATATCCACGGCTTTCTGTTCGATTTGGAAAGAATCCCCACGGGGCGAAAAAGTGTAATACACCGTTAA